From a single Pelodiscus sinensis isolate JC-2024 chromosome 4, ASM4963464v1, whole genome shotgun sequence genomic region:
- the TMEM41B gene encoding transmembrane protein 41B isoform X2, which produces MAQRRAGERSPGDQARARPLPQRQGIEGKAHAEGGSARTSLLILASIFLSAASIMFLVYKNFPQLSEGERECIKIPRDMDDAKALGKVLSRYKDTFYVQVLVAYFATYVFLQTFAIPGSIFLSILSGFLYPFPLALFLVCLCSGLGASFCYMLSYLVGRPVVYRYLTEKAVKWSEQVERHREHLINYIIFLRITPFLPNWFINITSPVINVPLKVFFIGTFLGVAPPSFVAIKAGTTLYQLTTAGEAVSWNSVFVLMILAILSILPAVFQKKLKQKFE; this is translated from the exons gAAAGGCCCATGCAGAAGGTGGATCAGCACGAACGTCACTCCTCATATTAGCGTCTATCTTTCTGTCTGCTGCTTCAATTATGTTTCTAGTATATAAAAATTTTCCACAGCTTAGTGA aggagagagagaatgtaTAAAGATTCCCAGAGACATGGATGATGCTAAGGCTTTAGGAAAAGTCCTCTCCAGATACAAAGACACCTTCTATGTCCAAGTATTAGTGGCTTATTTTGCCACATATGTTTT CTTGCAAACATTTGCTATACCTGGCTCTATATTTCTCAGTATCCTCTCAGGGTTCCTTTATCCATTCCCGTTGGCCTTATTTCTTGTTTGTCTG TGTTCTGGACTTGGAGCCTCTTTCTGTTATATGCTTTCGTACTTAGTTGGACGGCCAGTTGTGTACAGATATTTAACAGAGAAAGCAGTGAAATGGTCAGAGCAG GTTGAACGACACAGAGAACATCTCATTAACTACATAATATTTTTGAGAATAACGCCTTTTCTTCCTAATTGGTTTATCAATATAACATCTCCTGTAATAAATGTGCCACTGAAAGTATTTTTCATTGGTACTTTTCTAG GTGTTGCACCTCCATCTTTTGTAGCAATTAAGGCAGGAACAACACTATACCAGCTTACAACAGCAGGGGAAGCTGTTTCCTGGAACTCTGTGTTTGTTCTCATGATTCTAGCTATCCTCTCTATTCTGCCAGCTGTCTTCCAGAAGAAACTTAAACAAAAGTTTGAATAA
- the TMEM41B gene encoding transmembrane protein 41B isoform X4 → MFLVYKNFPQLSEGERECIKIPRDMDDAKALGKVLSRYKDTFYVQVLVAYFATYVFLQTFAIPGSIFLSILSGFLYPFPLALFLVCLCSGLGASFCYMLSYLVGRPVVYRYLTEKAVKWSEQVERHREHLINYIIFLRITPFLPNWFINITSPVINVPLKVFFIGTFLGVAPPSFVAIKAGTTLYQLTTAGEAVSWNSVFVLMILAILSILPAVFQKKLKQKFE, encoded by the exons ATGTTTCTAGTATATAAAAATTTTCCACAGCTTAGTGA aggagagagagaatgtaTAAAGATTCCCAGAGACATGGATGATGCTAAGGCTTTAGGAAAAGTCCTCTCCAGATACAAAGACACCTTCTATGTCCAAGTATTAGTGGCTTATTTTGCCACATATGTTTT CTTGCAAACATTTGCTATACCTGGCTCTATATTTCTCAGTATCCTCTCAGGGTTCCTTTATCCATTCCCGTTGGCCTTATTTCTTGTTTGTCTG TGTTCTGGACTTGGAGCCTCTTTCTGTTATATGCTTTCGTACTTAGTTGGACGGCCAGTTGTGTACAGATATTTAACAGAGAAAGCAGTGAAATGGTCAGAGCAG GTTGAACGACACAGAGAACATCTCATTAACTACATAATATTTTTGAGAATAACGCCTTTTCTTCCTAATTGGTTTATCAATATAACATCTCCTGTAATAAATGTGCCACTGAAAGTATTTTTCATTGGTACTTTTCTAG GTGTTGCACCTCCATCTTTTGTAGCAATTAAGGCAGGAACAACACTATACCAGCTTACAACAGCAGGGGAAGCTGTTTCCTGGAACTCTGTGTTTGTTCTCATGATTCTAGCTATCCTCTCTATTCTGCCAGCTGTCTTCCAGAAGAAACTTAAACAAAAGTTTGAATAA
- the TMEM41B gene encoding transmembrane protein 41B isoform X3: MDGDSSAVVTCTECAMFVFLPEERTDFIYTKCKLVDILEEKIRGLESQVSTLCSIREDEDFLNRRQHLTLQAWQAEEPERAVRDQEENWQHVTSRRGKRPARESPNAIECSGLGASFCYMLSYLVGRPVVYRYLTEKAVKWSEQVERHREHLINYIIFLRITPFLPNWFINITSPVINVPLKVFFIGTFLGVAPPSFVAIKAGTTLYQLTTAGEAVSWNSVFVLMILAILSILPAVFQKKLKQKFE; the protein is encoded by the exons atggatggtgatagctctgctgttgttacctgtacggagtgtgccatgtttgtcttcctcccggaagaaagaacggatttcatctacactaagtgcaagctggtcgacattttggaagaaaaaattagaggactggagtcccaagtgtcgaccctatgctcgatcagagaggatgaagacttcctcaatagaaggcagcatttaacccttcaagcatggcaggcggaagaaccagagagggcagtacgggaccaggaagagaactggcagcatgtaacttctagaaggggaaaaaggccagcacgggaatcccccaatgctatagag TGTTCTGGACTTGGAGCCTCTTTCTGTTATATGCTTTCGTACTTAGTTGGACGGCCAGTTGTGTACAGATATTTAACAGAGAAAGCAGTGAAATGGTCAGAGCAG GTTGAACGACACAGAGAACATCTCATTAACTACATAATATTTTTGAGAATAACGCCTTTTCTTCCTAATTGGTTTATCAATATAACATCTCCTGTAATAAATGTGCCACTGAAAGTATTTTTCATTGGTACTTTTCTAG GTGTTGCACCTCCATCTTTTGTAGCAATTAAGGCAGGAACAACACTATACCAGCTTACAACAGCAGGGGAAGCTGTTTCCTGGAACTCTGTGTTTGTTCTCATGATTCTAGCTATCCTCTCTATTCTGCCAGCTGTCTTCCAGAAGAAACTTAAACAAAAGTTTGAATAA